The sequence TTTTATACTTTCTAGATCAATCTCACTTGAGCTACAGGGTAAAGTCATTAATTTATAATCTTCCCCCATCTCTTCATTACGAGGAAATTCAAATAAACAGTAAGGGGAAATAATAAGAATATGAACGCGACGTGGTAGGGAAAGAACAAGCTGATTAAAATCCTTTGCCGTATCAAACACACTTATTTCTGCCGTTAGATAATCACCTTTATGGATGGCAAAAGCATCTTTTAATTGACTATTTGTAAGAAGTCTAAAGTGACAACTTGCACTTTCACCCAGTTGTTTATATAGGTGAGGGTTTACTTGAATTTTTTCCATAATTTCACTTCAAAAAATTTAAGAACAATAAAAAGTTTGCGGTAAATTATCATTTACCGCAAACAATCTTATAACCTAATAACCTAAAGTTTCACCGTAAAGACGGCTATTTGTGCGACGAATCATGACGATTCTCCTTTTATTAGAGGGTTAAATTTGACAGTAATTACTGCTGTCAAAAAGCACATTAAATACATCTAAAATTTAAGTCAATGGTTGACTAATAGGAAAAATTAAGGAATTATCCGCTTAACTTTTAAAAAATATAATATAATATTCGGGGCTTTTTAAGGGAAGATTTCATAGATTATAAACATCATTATTTTTCAGCTAAAATGAGCACTTTTACTGATTCCGAGGAATTACCTTGCCCCATAGTCATTCAAGAGCTCCCCCCTCTTTGTTGGTGAGCATGATAATAAAAACTCTTGAGATGATTGTTAAGAGATTTATTATGATATAAGGGTATGTCTAACTTTTAGGGGCATGTTTAGCAAGAATCCGCTGCAATGTACGTCTGTGCATTTTTAAGCGTCGCGCTGTCTCAGAAACATTGTTACCGCATTCACTAAAAACCCGTTGAATATGCTCCCACTTGACTCGATCTGGGGACATTGGATCTTCGGGCGGCATGGGTTCAGATCCCTTTAACTGTCTTAAGGCATTATCAATCATGTCTGCATCTGCAGGCTTGGTTAGGTAATCCACGGCCCCATGCTTAATGGCGGCAACAGCAGTTGCAATATTGCCGTAACCTGTCAACATGACAATGCGTGTATTAGAGTTGGATGCTTTCAGGCTATTCACCAACTCCAAGCCATATCCATCCCCCAACTTGATATCCACAACAGCAAAATCAAAACCATTGTCAGCCAGAATGATTTTAGCTTCATCTAAGCTACCAGCCAATGTTACCTCATAACCGCGCCGTGTCATAATGCGACCCAGCTGTTCGCGCAATGGTTGGTCATCATCCACAATAATCAAAGAAGAACTAATTACCTGAGTGCTCATGCCTCACCTCTATTGCCTGGCGGGGGAAAACAATTTCGCACACCGCCCCCTGCTTATTGTAAAAGTACATCACCCCACCTCTTTTTTCTATCAAACTTTGTGCGATAAAAAGTCCCAGGCCTAAATGCACACCTTCTGTCGCATCAGTCCGTGATGAAAGGTAGGGATCCCCCAGACGGCTGAGCATGGATTCAGGATATCCCTCCCCATCATCTGAAATTTTTATCGTCAGATCTTGCTCAGTCCATCGACAGGTAATGGTCACGATTGATTGAGCAAACTGAACGGCGTTTGCAATGACATTTCCCAAAGCATGCTGGAGTTCTGGCGTTAACTCAATGACGGGAGCCTCTTGCGCACAGTCGATTTGCATCTCTTTGCCTGGCAGCTTACCATGACTTGCAATAACAACATCCAAAGCTGCCCGCAACGGCAACGCCTTAAAAGGAAGGATATGTTCGGCTGCAAAATCTCGAGAAAGCCCCTGCAAAATATCGCGACACCGAGAACTTTGCTCTGCTAAGATTCGCACATCATCTTTTACCACATTGCTTAGATTTTTGTCCGCTTGTAATTCCTTAATGACAAGCATCATTGTCGTCAAGGGCGACCCTAACTCATGGGCCGCAGCGGCTGCTAGAGCGCCGAGGGAGGCTAACTTTTGTTCGCGTGCCAGCGCTAATTCGGTGGCTTGGAGCGCTTGCGTCGTCCTTAAATAATAATGAGCCACCCGTCCCACATAAATGGCGGTAAAGACCATAGCCACACTGATTGCCACCAACACTGCAAAGCGCAATCGCCCTGGCAAGACTAGTCCTGTCAAATCCCAAGGCAAGGGAAATGTGGATCCATATAAAATAATAGTAGCCATTAAACCGCATCCGGTGACAATTAAGGCATCGCGGCGGCGCAAGAAGCCAGCCGCAATAACGACAGGTGCCAACAAAAAGACCGAAAAGGGGTTATTAAGGCCGCCGGTTAAATACAATAAGGCTGTCAATTGCCCAATATCATAGATTAAGTACAAATAAATATGACTGGCCGGTATTTTGTGTTTTGAGTGCTGAGTCAACATTAATCCGATATTGACAGCGACTGACAACACAACAATTGACCACGTAATTTGCTTGGGATAGACCATGTGAAAATATTGATCAATTAATACCAGTGTAATCGTTTGACCTATCAGAGCAATCCAGCGCAAGGTAATCAGCAATGAAAAAGAAATTGATGGTCTGGTGTGCGACATTGGATAACTTTGCATAATAATTTTCATATGATATGACTTAAGCTAACTTATAGCAGCAAAAACAAGGATAAAGCACATGAATTTTCGCCTCCTGCGCCTCAGCCTCTTAGGGTTATCCATTGGAATTGGCCTTATTGGATTGGGGGCCTATTACATCAAAAATCAAGCTATCCATTTTAATCAGGATAGCGATCGACATCTGCCCAATTTAGGGGGTCCCTTCACTTTGGTCGATCAATTCGGCAAAACCCGCACTGAGCAAGACTTTCGTGGCAAGTACATGCTGGTATATTTTGGCTATACCTTCTGTCCTGATGTCTGTCCGCTGGGTTTACGCAATCTCAGTAGTGCCCTTGCTACCCTAGGACGTGATCTCGATCAAGTGGCGCCCATTTTCATTACCATTGACCCAGAACGTGATACAGTGGAATCGCTGCAAAGCTATGCCTCAACCATTCACTCCTCTTTTGTGATGTTAACAGGAACACAGCGTGAGCTTGACCCTGTCCTAAAGTCTTATAATGTCTATGCGGTTAAGGCAAAACCAGACGGCACCATGGCTGATTACTTAATGGATCACAGCTCTCTCATTTATCTCATGGACAGGAATGGCACCCTCGTCGATTTCTTTCCCCATACGGCCTCACCAAAAGAGATCGCGGATAAAATCCATAAACATTTGATGCAAGAAATCCAAAAATCATAAGGCTTTGTTGACTCACCAGAGTCAGCAGAGGTATGGTAAAGCTCTGTATATCTAACTTATTTGATTCCATTGAGGAGCCCTTTACTGGCGAATGCTTAAAATATTTCTGCCGGCGCTAGATAGACAAATCCTATAAAAACAAAGAATTGAGATCGATTCACCGTGATTCAAAAACTAAAAAATTTAGCGATAAGACTTGCAAAATCTTGGTATCAAAAAGACGCTAAAGATGATAGGCTGAAAAACTGTTTTTGGGGATCCAAGGACTATAAAATGCGCATTTTCCCTTTCTTCTTTAGTCTGATAAGTTTTTGCCTGGCAGATTCCGACCTTAGAAACTATGTTGAATCCAACTTACCTCAGACGAGCAACGTGCGGCATCTTGAATGGCAAGGCCAATCCTATTGGGTAAAAAAAGCAGATGCAAATAAAGGATGGTTATCCTATACTGGCAAAAAAATAGTTAACTTCTTAGTTCCAGACAAGATTATTGCACCCACAACGATTTGCAATGAAACCATTTTAAAAATAGAGGCACGGCGGCTTAAAGAATGCGACCAAAAACAAGGATCCTGTGCTCGTCTGATTATGCAAGGAGACGATTGGATTCTTGTAAGCGATGCCGGGAAAAGTTTTGAATATGTTCTGCGCGGCTTGCCCGTAGACCAGCGTCTGCCCTATATTATGAAAGGTTTAGAGGCGGTCCTGAATCTACATGATCGACATATGGTGCACGGTCGAGCCAGTGTCAAGGATCTTACACTTACCCCTCAAAATCAATTCCTCTTTATTGACCTTGCAGAAGATCCAGAGTCATTGATGACCTATGATGAAGCTCGCACCCGTGATCTTATCAATTATTTTATGACAACAGTTGCATTCCTCAGAACAGATGAAGCCCTGGAACACCAATATGCCACCCTCTTTATAGAAAAATTTCCCCAAGACCTTAAACCCCTTTTGCATCGGGTTATCGATAAAACCAAATGGTTGGGGAAAATAGCTTATGCAGCCCAATGGTTTGGCGGTAAAGACACCGTAAAATTTGCACAGGCTCATCGGTTGTTGCATAAACGATTAAAGTAAGAAATAGTCGATAGGTAAATCGATTAATTTCCTTTGACGTTAAGAGAGAAATAAGTTATAAACAACACAAGACTGAAATTTTTAGGTATTTTTTTAAGGATAAATAATGGCTAATCATCGTAATGCAGAAAAAGCTGCGCGCCAAACAGAACGTCGCACAAAAGTAAATCGCGACCGTGTTGGTCGCATTCGTACGTTCCTTCGGAAGGTTGAAGAAGCAATTTCTTCTGGTTCAAAAGAGACAGCAACTGCAGCTATTCGCGTTGCTGAAGGCGAAATTATGCGCGGTGTTACCAAAGGCGTTATTCACAAGAATACAGCTTCCCGCAAGGTTTCTCGCTTAACAAAGCGTGTTAAGGCTATTGCATAACACCAGCCTTTTCTATTTATAGAGAGCCTTGCCCCTAAGGGTAAGGCTTTTTTAATAAGCTTAAAACCATCGTCTTTTACCCCCTTAATGGCATCCAAGACTTTTGGTTAAGGCCATAAATTTTATGAGGTACAAATATGTTACACTCAACAGATGTTGTTATTATTGGATCGGGGCCCGTTGGTCTTTTTGCTATTTTTGAATGTGGAATGCTCCGCCTGGATTGTCATGTTATTGACGCCTTGGACGCGATTGGCGGACAATGTGCGGCCCTATACCCTGAAAAACCCATTTATGATATCCCGGCTCACCCACAGGTTACGGGTGCAGAGCTAATCGACAATTTGGAACGTCAAATTCGTCCATTTAATCCCACCTTTCACCTTGGCCACCAAGTAACCCATATTGACCAGCTGGACCAAGAAGGAAAATCATGGAAAATCAAAACGTCTAAAGGCACTGAAATTCACTGCAAAAGCATCATTATTGCAGCAGGCGTCGGTGCCTTTGGTCCCAACCGCCCCCCTCTCGATAGCATCGAAAACTATGAGAGATCGGCTGTTCAATATTACGTCAAAAGTCGTGAAACTTATCGCGGCAAAAACGTTGTTATTGCTGGCGGTGGAGATTCTGCTGTTGACTGGGCAATTTCTTTAAGTGAAGTTGCCACCCGAGTAAGCGTTGTTCACCGTCGCCCTAAATTCCGAGCTGCCCCTGAAAGTGAAGCGCGCCTCAATGACCTGGCCAGCAACGGTATTATCGACCTGATTACGCCATTCCAACTTGAAGGGCTCGAGGGAGATGGAGAGAGCCTCAAGGCCGTCGTGGTCAAATCCCTTGATGGCGCTATAAAACACATTGAAGCCGATCATTTACTGCCATTCTTTGGCTTATCCATGAACTTAGGCCCCATTTCTGAATGGGGGTTGGGCATGGATAAAAGTCACATCCAAGTGGATCATTTAACGGCAGCAACAAATCGTCCCGGAGTTTATGCCATCGGCGACATTGCGACATATCCTCATAAACTTAAGTTAATCTTAACCGGTTTTGCCGAAGGAGCCCAAGCAGCCCACTCTATTCGTCAGTTCATCTATCCCGATGAAATTGTTCACTTTGAGTATTCCACAACGAAAGGCATACCAACCAAGGAAGAAAAAGCAGCGTAGGATTAATTCTACAACAGTAATTTCACATCTCCCGGTAGCATTAAAAGCTACCTTTTTTTATTCTTCTTAGACGTGGGCAGCATACGCTTGGCATGCTGCGTAATAAAATGCACAGCAAAAAGGGGAAATCATATAGTCCCGTCGCCTCTGGCCATAATTGACGACACAACGTAACGATGGCTGAAACGGCATTCGCAATCAAGCCCTTAGGTGCATTACCTTCTCAACCATTCGTACACAACGAGGGAGGCGCCTGCTGCTGAGTTTTTTATTTTATATGGGTTATATAT is a genomic window of Candidatus Paracaedibacter acanthamoebae containing:
- a CDS encoding ActS/PrrB/RegB family redox-sensitive histidine kinase, with the translated sequence MSHTRPSISFSLLITLRWIALIGQTITLVLIDQYFHMVYPKQITWSIVVLSVAVNIGLMLTQHSKHKIPASHIYLYLIYDIGQLTALLYLTGGLNNPFSVFLLAPVVIAAGFLRRRDALIVTGCGLMATIILYGSTFPLPWDLTGLVLPGRLRFAVLVAISVAMVFTAIYVGRVAHYYLRTTQALQATELALAREQKLASLGALAAAAAHELGSPLTTMMLVIKELQADKNLSNVVKDDVRILAEQSSRCRDILQGLSRDFAAEHILPFKALPLRAALDVVIASHGKLPGKEMQIDCAQEAPVIELTPELQHALGNVIANAVQFAQSIVTITCRWTEQDLTIKISDDGEGYPESMLSRLGDPYLSSRTDATEGVHLGLGLFIAQSLIEKRGGVMYFYNKQGAVCEIVFPRQAIEVRHEHSGN
- the rpsT gene encoding 30S ribosomal protein S20 — protein: MANHRNAEKAARQTERRTKVNRDRVGRIRTFLRKVEEAISSGSKETATAAIRVAEGEIMRGVTKGVIHKNTASRKVSRLTKRVKAIA
- a CDS encoding ActR/PrrA/RegA family redox response regulator transcription factor, whose product is MSTQVISSSLIIVDDDQPLREQLGRIMTRRGYEVTLAGSLDEAKIILADNGFDFAVVDIKLGDGYGLELVNSLKASNSNTRIVMLTGYGNIATAVAAIKHGAVDYLTKPADADMIDNALRQLKGSEPMPPEDPMSPDRVKWEHIQRVFSECGNNVSETARRLKMHRRTLQRILAKHAPKS
- a CDS encoding NAD(P)/FAD-dependent oxidoreductase, producing the protein MLHSTDVVIIGSGPVGLFAIFECGMLRLDCHVIDALDAIGGQCAALYPEKPIYDIPAHPQVTGAELIDNLERQIRPFNPTFHLGHQVTHIDQLDQEGKSWKIKTSKGTEIHCKSIIIAAGVGAFGPNRPPLDSIENYERSAVQYYVKSRETYRGKNVVIAGGGDSAVDWAISLSEVATRVSVVHRRPKFRAAPESEARLNDLASNGIIDLITPFQLEGLEGDGESLKAVVVKSLDGAIKHIEADHLLPFFGLSMNLGPISEWGLGMDKSHIQVDHLTAATNRPGVYAIGDIATYPHKLKLILTGFAEGAQAAHSIRQFIYPDEIVHFEYSTTKGIPTKEEKAA
- a CDS encoding SCO family protein, yielding MNFRLLRLSLLGLSIGIGLIGLGAYYIKNQAIHFNQDSDRHLPNLGGPFTLVDQFGKTRTEQDFRGKYMLVYFGYTFCPDVCPLGLRNLSSALATLGRDLDQVAPIFITIDPERDTVESLQSYASTIHSSFVMLTGTQRELDPVLKSYNVYAVKAKPDGTMADYLMDHSSLIYLMDRNGTLVDFFPHTASPKEIADKIHKHLMQEIQKS